The following are from one region of the Helicobacter sp. MIT 21-1697 genome:
- a CDS encoding HAMP domain-containing protein codes for ISHTLFEFFKYLNHERKEAPQPLKIVAQDELGEMGNAINDNIQKTKVGLEQDSKAVEQSVLTAKTIESGDFRARITETPHNPQLNELKNVLNHMLDDLQKKIGSDTNEIARVFDSYT; via the coding sequence ATTTCCCACACCCTCTTTGAATTTTTTAAATATCTCAATCACGAACGCAAAGAAGCACCACAACCTCTTAAAATTGTTGCTCAAGATGAGTTAGGTGAAATGGGTAATGCTATTAATGATAATATCCAAAAGACTAAAGTTGGTTTAGAGCAAGATTCTAAAGCAGTAGAGCAATCAGTATTAACTGCAAAGACTATAGAATCTGGAGACTTTAGAGCAAGAATTACAGAAACACCTCATAATCCACAGCTCAATGAATTAAAAAATGTGCTCAATCATATGCTTGATGATTTACAAAAGAAAATAGGCAGTGATACCAATGAAATAGCAAGAGTATTTGATAGCTATACA